From a single Capsicum annuum cultivar UCD-10X-F1 chromosome 12, UCD10Xv1.1, whole genome shotgun sequence genomic region:
- the LOC107851381 gene encoding F-box/kelch-repeat protein At3g06240, with product MSIFSKVNLPEELLINIFCRLPAKSIGQLRCVSNPLNSLLTNKHFLKNHFTSKIHFQEPEKLMILSNSTSFHTITIKYNNVFSNFVNFQPTPSDHFVEICGSCNGLVLILNNNDSLVLINPLTLDFKKIPSCPFALDPIGSFSMYGFGYDYVNEDYKIVVISRYDHDNEYEPDILDMFMDIYSLKVGSWKRIKSSPYDHAVAELASGVFVNGALHWLASKMPDYASVIGGFVLSDEEFVEVPAPSCLDKSKFVFDKLVVLKGCLCMIDNPEGSRINVWMMKEYGVEESWTKFCVDGIDFYDFLKPLCFIRDDGEVVLNVDGEKLMVYNVQEENSRDLEVDGITDRFDSVGTFVESLVSPADPNLFGIEA from the coding sequence atgtccaTTTTCAGTAAAGTTAATCTTCCTGAAGAACTCTTAATCAACATCTTTTGTAGATTACCTGCAAAATCCATAGGCCAATTAAGGTGTGTATCAAATCCATTAAATTCTCTTCTAACTAataaacactttctcaaaaatcaCTTTACTAGTAAAATCCACTTTCAAGAACCTGAAAAACTCATGATCCTATCAAATTCCACCTCTTTTCACACTataacaataaaatacaataatgttttttcaaattttgttaaTTTTCAGCCAACCCCAAGTGATCATTTTGTTGAAATATGTGGTTCTTGCAATGGGTTGGTATTGATTTTGAATAATAATGACAGTTTAGTTTTAATAAACCCCTTGACTTTAGATTTCAAGAAAATCCCAAGTTGTCCTTTTGCTCTTGATCCTATTGGTAGTTTTAGTATGTATGGATTTGGATATGATTATGTTAATGAGGATTATAAGATTGTTGTGATTTCAAGATATGATCATGATAATGAATATGAACCTGATATATTAGACATGTTTATGGATATTTATTCATTAAAAGTTGGATCTTGGAAGAGGATTAAGAGTTCACCTTATGATCATGCTGTTGCTGAACTTGCTTCTGGTGTTTTTGTGAATGGTGCTTTGCATTGGTTAGCTAGTAAAATGCCTGATTATGCATCTGTTATTGGTGGTTTTGTGTTGAGTGATGAGGAATTTGTTGAGGTTCCTGCTCCTAGTTGTCTTGATAAAAGTAAATTTGTGTTCGATAAGCTTGTGGTTCTTAAAGGGTGTCTTTGTATGATTGATAATCCGGAGGGTAGTAGAATCAATGTTTGGATGATGAAGGAGTATGGTGTGGAGGAATCGTGGACAAAGTTTTGCGTTGATGGAATCGATTTTTATGACTTTTTGAAACCGTTGTGTTTTATAAGAGATGATGGTGAAGTTGTGTTGAATGTGGATGGGGAGAAGTTGATGGTTTATAATGTGCAAGAAGAGAATTCGAGGGACTTGGAAGTTGATGGAATTACGGATAGGTTTGATAGCGTTGGAACTTTTGTGGAGAGTTTGGTATCTCCTGCCGATCCTAACTTGTTTGGTATTGAGGCGTAA